One genomic window of Nicotiana sylvestris chromosome 10, ASM39365v2, whole genome shotgun sequence includes the following:
- the LOC138880504 gene encoding uncharacterized protein, protein MDIWVQSVGGKKKGRVAGLGSLGRSVKALKHSTSTLPGEIDEMIKSQVHASNANLYAQLQEERRKNKKMRKELDLLKKYVNFNASSSNELSSQEDNQGSEDESDNDFDNVNESGSNLGNVNESDYN, encoded by the coding sequence ATGGATATTTGGGTGCAATCAGTTGGTGGAAAGAAAAAAGGAAGGGTTGCGGGCCTTGGCTCCTTGGGTCGATCTGTAAAAGCACTTAAGCATTCAACATCTACTTTACCCGGAGAAATTGACGAGATGATTAAATCTCAGGTGCATGCTTCCAATGCTAACTTATATGCTCAGTTGCAAGAAGAGCGGCGCAAAAACAAAAAGATGAGGAAAGAATTAGACTTATTGAAGAAGTACGTGAATTTCAATGCATCTTCTTCAAATGAGTTATCATCTCAAGAAGACAATCAAGGATCTGAGGATGAAAGTGACAATGACTTTGATAATGTGAATGAAAGTGGTTCTAACCTTGGTAACGTGAATGAAAGTGATTATAATTAG